From the candidate division KSB1 bacterium genome, one window contains:
- a CDS encoding LacI family transcriptional regulator, which produces MDINIIEIARRAGVSTATVSRALNNNGPVREETRQKILQIARELNYKPNPIARSLSRKQTDTIGVILPELVDEFFMEIIRGIDETAYRANRYVMLSSFHSQRNIVETLLEFMSSGRVDGVILMAPQMQTDLVSLLSKSKKPVVLLNVNDTIPDAVCFNIDNYHGAFSITKHLIEHGYQRIGMILGPEGNCDAEERFRGFSDALTKHNLPMENSLIVQGDFAARSGYYGFGRLMNQETRPDAIFAANDMMAVGCYEAAKSSNIKIPDDVAVVGFDDIYLGRLLSPRLTTVHVPISELGSKAVRYLLQMIDGEVDPEQPYREELSTGLIIGGSCGCDNYAISSII; this is translated from the coding sequence GTGGATATCAATATCATCGAAATCGCTCGTCGTGCGGGGGTTTCGACAGCCACAGTCTCTCGAGCTTTGAACAACAACGGTCCTGTCCGAGAAGAAACCCGCCAAAAAATCCTGCAAATTGCCAGAGAACTCAACTACAAACCCAATCCCATCGCCCGCAGTCTATCCCGAAAACAAACCGATACCATCGGCGTTATTTTGCCCGAACTGGTCGATGAATTTTTCATGGAAATTATCCGTGGCATCGACGAGACGGCGTATCGTGCCAATCGCTACGTGATGCTGTCCAGCTTTCACAGCCAGCGCAATATTGTGGAGACGCTGCTGGAGTTTATGAGCAGCGGTCGGGTGGATGGCGTGATCCTCATGGCGCCCCAGATGCAAACCGATTTGGTTTCGCTGTTATCGAAAAGCAAAAAACCTGTCGTCCTGTTGAATGTCAATGATACCATTCCTGATGCGGTCTGTTTTAATATCGATAATTATCATGGTGCTTTTTCCATCACCAAGCATCTAATTGAACATGGTTATCAGCGGATCGGGATGATTTTGGGACCCGAGGGCAACTGCGATGCGGAGGAGCGATTTCGTGGCTTCAGCGATGCCCTCACGAAGCATAATTTGCCGATGGAAAATTCGCTGATCGTTCAGGGTGACTTTGCTGCCAGATCAGGTTACTATGGTTTTGGTCGCTTGATGAATCAGGAAACCCGACCCGATGCGATCTTTGCGGCTAATGATATGATGGCGGTTGGCTGCTATGAAGCGGCCAAGAGCTCCAATATCAAGATACCTGATGACGTGGCTGTGGTCGGCTTTGATGATATCTATCTCGGACGATTGCTATCCCCTCGATTGACAACAGTCCACGTCCCCATTTCAGAATTAGGGAGCAAGGCGGTTCGTTATCTGCTCCAGATGATCGATGGCGAAGTTGATCCCGAACAGCCATATCG
- a CDS encoding carbohydrate ABC transporter permease: MKTNKFFRKYSAMIGLHLVMILISFITLLPFLWMLAASFMKSGEASSFPPRFLPSEFTLAQYQFLFQRLSLGRFFLNSLILAVSVTFVSLFVNSLAGYAFAKFSFRAKRPLFVFLLSSMIIPGQVTMLPVFLLLNKLGLLNTYFGIIIPGMASIFGIFLIRQYLQSVPDSLIEAARIDGARDFAIYWRIILPLAKPVLVTLALFTFMGTWNDFLWPLIVMTKEEMYTLPVALANLLGEHTPDPELMMAGSVITILPVLIVFMLLQKYYIQGIMLGGVKE, encoded by the coding sequence ATGAAAACGAATAAATTTTTCAGAAAATACTCGGCCATGATCGGCTTGCACCTCGTCATGATATTGATTTCATTCATCACCCTTTTGCCATTTCTGTGGATGCTGGCCGCCTCGTTCATGAAAAGCGGCGAAGCCAGCTCGTTTCCGCCCCGATTTCTCCCCAGCGAATTCACCCTGGCCCAATACCAGTTTCTGTTTCAGCGGCTGAGCCTGGGGCGATTTTTCCTGAATAGTCTCATTCTGGCTGTCTCGGTGACCTTCGTTTCATTATTCGTCAATTCGCTGGCGGGCTACGCCTTTGCCAAGTTCAGCTTTCGAGCCAAACGACCACTGTTCGTTTTTCTGTTATCTTCGATGATCATCCCTGGCCAGGTGACCATGCTTCCCGTCTTTCTGTTGCTGAACAAACTGGGACTCTTGAACACCTATTTCGGCATCATCATTCCAGGCATGGCCAGCATCTTCGGCATCTTTTTAATCCGCCAATACCTGCAAAGCGTGCCCGACAGCCTGATCGAAGCCGCCCGCATCGATGGCGCCAGAGATTTTGCCATCTATTGGCGCATCATTCTGCCGTTGGCCAAACCCGTGTTGGTCACATTAGCGCTATTTACTTTTATGGGCACCTGGAACGATTTCCTCTGGCCATTGATCGTGATGACCAAAGAGGAGATGTATACCCTCCCTGTTGCCCTGGCGAATCTATTAGGCGAACATACTCCCGATCCCGAATTGATGATGGCGGGCTCGGTGATCACGATTTTGCCTGTGCTGATTGTGTTCATGCTCTTGCAGAAGTATTATATTCAGGGGATTATGCTGGGGGGAGTGAAGGAGTGA
- a CDS encoding DUF5615 family PIN-like protein, translating to MIELKFFADHCVPTYIINSLIDSGFEIYRLKDYIPKDSPDSIVISTAQELNSILISLNGDFADIVTYPPSNYKGIVAIQVRNHPETIPYIITRLKDYLLKNQDAEHYEGKLFLVEAHRIRIRQ from the coding sequence ATGATTGAGTTAAAGTTTTTTGCAGATCATTGTGTGCCAACTTATATTATCAATTCCCTAATAGACTCAGGTTTTGAAATCTATCGTTTGAAAGACTATATTCCCAAAGATTCACCTGATTCAATCGTTATTTCAACAGCACAGGAATTAAATTCGATTCTTATCTCATTGAATGGTGACTTTGCTGATATTGTTACCTACCCTCCTTCAAATTATAAAGGAATTGTTGCAATCCAGGTGAGAAACCATCCAGAAACTATTCCATATATCATAACAAGGCTAAAGGATTATTTGCTGAAAAATCAAGATGCTGAACATTATGAGGGAAAATTATTCCTGGTTGAAGCCCACAGGATTAGAATTAGACAATAA
- a CDS encoding DUF433 domain-containing protein, with protein MDHNWKKYIVSTSDVLRGKPRIKGTRIPVSLILGYLSARYSFDQIIQEFPDLTEEQIAACLDYARDLAEFEVAA; from the coding sequence ATGGATCACAATTGGAAAAAGTACATTGTTAGTACATCAGACGTGCTACGTGGCAAGCCTCGAATCAAAGGCACCAGAATTCCTGTGAGTCTGATACTGGGGTATCTCTCTGCCAGGTACTCTTTTGACCAAATTATTCAAGAATTCCCAGATTTAACAGAAGAACAGATTGCTGCCTGTCTCGACTATGCCCGAGATCTGGCAGAATTTGAGGTCGCTGCATGA
- a CDS encoding formylglycine-generating enzyme family protein, whose amino-acid sequence MSRLVSLLLFLPLFHSYFDQGAKTEYPFSQWTVGTSGSNVTWCFVEDLDFNSSFIKAPEPDDWENWYRAILAYRDKVRSSIGRQEPYLRIEFPAMGDQAIHFDTFAYQLKLQPGEEFQIKGFSRLHPLPSIIYFDFDLKTRGEEQSYVVRKKIKATDSLLINPSEEWIAFSKTLKVPPFASDSFAIVPIMRFAPSQTETKIFIYDLRLVVQKDRKREWVRQNIDAYLAKQANNNQLIIPEELAWNNENFLMGLIFMWDHTFWSPEKGKYLVDSYCRKMVKEFGGLNSVILWHSYPNIGIDERNQFDFFDALPGGIAGLKQVVNDFHRNGVRVFLTYNPWDLDTRRPEKDDFQELAKIIDQTGADGIFLDTWRSAKGSISIFDTETSIRNEVARYHRAVAFSSEILPDFKDLFGPDAVTCSWGQEIVPFHYTDLSHQKWLMPAHKQHFVKRMAKDRKPILAHAWINGQGILLWENIFGTMNLWNATHRQTLRKMNAIWRAYGKLYISDRWKPFMPTNNKNVVASEWQDKGLIITNLVDTTAGTEATVKIEVKSGMNLKYFDLWNGEELKPFMENNKSYVNVKINGFGCLLQTGETNRKLLKLLQKQRHETSTPFSAKDEYDKEVSIKKPLRYDYHKAEQVGHIRDLDLLEIKGGHYKFTCMHIWREGLCYPNMDAKDNHDLVISYENGAQYIKHTHEETLPSFAIMTRVVTNRQFNEFLRSTGYKSRFPDNFLKHWNGDQCPDSLLDKPVVYVSLEDARAFAAWAGMRLPTEWEWQLAAETLGEEFIYNEVFEWNESERFDGYNRFVTLRGGCSRWLMRSSWWYLPGAPYGGIVGGSQSYNSHVKYFLMYPGMDRASTIGFRCIKIFNNSN is encoded by the coding sequence ATGAGTCGATTAGTTAGTCTGCTTCTTTTTCTACCTTTGTTTCACTCTTACTTTGATCAAGGGGCAAAAACTGAATATCCTTTCTCGCAATGGACTGTTGGCACCAGCGGCAGCAATGTAACCTGGTGCTTTGTGGAAGACCTCGATTTCAATAGCTCATTCATTAAAGCACCTGAACCTGATGATTGGGAAAACTGGTACCGTGCTATCCTTGCCTATCGTGATAAAGTTCGGTCCTCGATCGGAAGACAAGAACCTTATCTGCGAATCGAATTTCCTGCCATGGGAGACCAGGCGATTCATTTTGACACGTTTGCTTATCAATTGAAGCTTCAGCCTGGGGAAGAATTTCAAATTAAGGGCTTCAGTCGTCTACATCCACTTCCATCAATCATTTATTTTGATTTTGATCTTAAAACTCGGGGAGAAGAACAGAGCTATGTGGTGAGGAAAAAAATAAAAGCTACCGACAGCCTTCTGATAAATCCTTCGGAAGAATGGATTGCATTCAGCAAAACATTAAAAGTGCCACCCTTCGCTTCTGATAGTTTTGCCATCGTACCAATTATGCGGTTTGCACCATCCCAAACAGAGACAAAAATCTTTATTTATGACCTTCGGCTGGTTGTGCAAAAGGATCGCAAAAGAGAATGGGTCCGTCAGAACATTGATGCTTACCTGGCTAAACAGGCTAATAATAACCAATTGATCATTCCAGAGGAGCTTGCATGGAATAATGAAAATTTCCTGATGGGACTTATTTTTATGTGGGACCATACGTTCTGGTCGCCTGAAAAAGGAAAATATTTGGTTGACAGCTATTGTCGAAAAATGGTAAAAGAATTTGGCGGGCTCAATTCTGTTATTCTATGGCACAGCTACCCGAATATTGGCATTGATGAGCGGAACCAGTTCGATTTTTTTGATGCACTTCCAGGAGGAATTGCTGGCTTAAAGCAGGTAGTTAATGATTTTCACCGCAATGGGGTGAGAGTTTTTCTCACCTATAATCCCTGGGATCTTGACACCCGCCGACCAGAAAAAGATGATTTCCAAGAACTGGCAAAAATAATTGATCAGACTGGCGCCGACGGGATATTCCTCGATACATGGAGAAGTGCCAAAGGCTCGATTTCAATTTTCGACACTGAAACCTCCATCCGAAACGAAGTGGCCCGCTATCACAGAGCAGTCGCTTTCTCTTCTGAAATTCTACCAGATTTCAAAGACCTGTTCGGCCCAGATGCTGTAACCTGTTCCTGGGGGCAGGAAATTGTCCCGTTTCATTACACGGACCTGTCGCACCAGAAATGGCTGATGCCTGCGCATAAGCAACACTTTGTCAAGCGCATGGCGAAAGACCGTAAACCTATCCTTGCCCATGCGTGGATCAACGGCCAGGGCATATTATTATGGGAAAATATTTTCGGAACCATGAATCTGTGGAATGCCACCCATCGTCAAACTCTGCGCAAAATGAATGCGATCTGGAGAGCGTATGGGAAATTGTATATTAGCGACCGATGGAAACCTTTTATGCCGACAAATAATAAAAATGTGGTCGCCAGTGAATGGCAGGATAAAGGTTTAATTATCACCAATCTTGTAGACACTACTGCTGGAACAGAAGCCACCGTTAAAATTGAAGTCAAGTCTGGCATGAACCTGAAATATTTCGATCTGTGGAATGGTGAAGAACTCAAGCCTTTCATGGAAAATAACAAATCATACGTAAATGTGAAGATTAACGGTTTTGGATGTCTGCTCCAAACTGGCGAAACAAACAGAAAACTTCTAAAGCTTTTGCAGAAGCAAAGACACGAAACTTCGACACCGTTTTCTGCAAAAGATGAATATGACAAAGAAGTTTCAATCAAAAAACCGCTAAGGTATGACTACCACAAGGCGGAACAGGTCGGTCATATACGAGATCTCGATCTGCTGGAAATTAAAGGCGGGCACTACAAATTTACCTGTATGCACATCTGGCGTGAGGGACTCTGCTATCCGAACATGGATGCTAAAGATAATCATGATCTGGTCATATCTTATGAAAACGGAGCACAATATATCAAACACACCCATGAGGAAACCTTACCCTCTTTTGCAATTATGACAAGGGTTGTAACCAACAGGCAATTCAATGAATTTTTGAGATCAACTGGTTACAAATCCCGTTTCCCTGATAATTTTCTCAAACATTGGAACGGCGATCAGTGTCCCGATTCTCTTCTCGACAAACCTGTCGTTTATGTTAGCCTCGAAGATGCCAGGGCTTTTGCAGCATGGGCGGGTATGCGGCTGCCCACAGAATGGGAATGGCAATTAGCTGCGGAGACCCTTGGGGAAGAATTTATTTATAACGAGGTCTTTGAATGGAATGAGAGTGAAAGGTTCGACGGGTATAACCGATTTGTCACATTGCGTGGCGGCTGCAGTCGGTGGCTTATGCGAAGTTCATGGTGGTATCTGCCTGGTGCACCTTACGGTGGAATTGTCGGAGGCTCTCAGAGCTACAACTCTCATGTTAAATATTTCTTGATGTACCCTGGAATGGACAGGGCCTCAACAATCGGATTTCGGTGTATTAAGATTTTTAATAACTCTAATTAG